From the Actinomycetota bacterium genome, the window ATGGCGAAGTACACGTAGCCCTTGTTGAACTCGAACGGGATGGGCAGCAGCTCCGCCTCGGCGGTGAGCAGCGTGCCGATCATGAGCAGGAACGCCAGCGCCAGGATCTTCAGGGACGGGTTCGCGTTGATGAAGTTCGAGACGGGGTCGGCGAACGCGACCATCACGGCCATGGCGATGAGCACTCCGGCGACCATCAACTCGATGTGGGAGACCATGCCCACCGCCGTGATGACCGAGTCGAGCGAGAAGATCATGTCCATGAGCGCGATGTTGATGAGCACCGCGCCGAACGATGCGCCGGCCCTGCCGCGCGCCTGGTCCTGCTCGTCGCGCATCTCGACCTTGTGGAAGATCTCGGTGACGGACTTCCAGACCAGGAAGACGCCGCCCGCGAACAGGATGAGCGCGCGGCCGGTGATCTCGATCTCCGCGCTCCCCACGTGGAACGGCGGGACGAGCGGTTCGGTGAGCCCGACGATCCACGACAGCGACAGCAGCAGCAGGATCCGGGTGCCGAGCGCCGCGAGCAGCCCGAGCTGCCGCGCCGGCTTCTGCCGCTCCTTGGGCAGGCGGCCCGTCAGGATCGCGATGAAGACGAGGTTGTCGATGCCGAGCACGATCTCGAGCAGCGACAGCGTCAGCACCGCCGCCCAGCTGCTCGGTTGTAGGAACAGGCCGAGGTCCATCGGACTCCTTGCGCGTCGTGTGAGAACCGAGGGCCAGTCTAGCGCACGCCGCGGACACGCTGCCGAAGGCGCCGCGGTGCTACCATCGGCGCACGGTCGCCGGCGGGGGTGGCCGCTGATGAAGGGGGCGCGTGCCGTGGGCGAGACACGAAGGTTCACGATCCTGCACAGCAACGACATGCACGGCGACTTCCTCGCCGAGCAGGAGGCCGGCACCGGCGACCTCATCGGCGGGCTGCCGCTGCTCTCGGGCTACATCAACAAGGTGCGCGCCGAGGAGGACAACGTCTTCTACTGCATCTCGGGCGACATGGTGCAGGGGTCGATCATCGACTCGGACTTCAAGGGCACCTCGACCGTCCAGATCATGAACTACCTCGCGCCCGACGTGGTCGCGCTGGGCAACCATGAGGTGGACTACTCGCTCCAGCAGCTGCTCTTCCTCGAGAAGCTCGCGAACTT encodes:
- a CDS encoding TerC family protein; this translates as MDLGLFLQPSSWAAVLTLSLLEIVLGIDNLVFIAILTGRLPKERQKPARQLGLLAALGTRILLLLSLSWIVGLTEPLVPPFHVGSAEIEITGRALILFAGGVFLVWKSVTEIFHKVEMRDEQDQARGRAGASFGAVLINIALMDMIFSLDSVITAVGMVSHIELMVAGVLIAMAVMVAFADPVSNFINANPSLKILALAFLLMIGTLLTAEAELLPIPFEFNKGYVYFAMFFSLAVEFVQMRYESNLRRREGAIAGEGAAGTDRTAAATD